A section of the Sebastes fasciatus isolate fSebFas1 chromosome 5, fSebFas1.pri, whole genome shotgun sequence genome encodes:
- the ttc4 gene encoding tetratricopeptide repeat protein 4 yields the protein MAQQQDSDDDMDGFYDKFKTMKYKNGFSEDNWEKEFDAIPMFMKKAPEEIDPKKHPELACLQAIIHDEDRPPEEQAKSLKDEGNAYFKEKNYEKAILSYTAALKKKCGDQELDTVILTNRAAAHFHLGNMRSALNDAAAAKKIKPDHLKALIRGAQSCIELRNFAEAIHWCDEGLKVHPTDKKLQEMRATADKHKRAAERDARKAKIQEKKLHGEKEALLAAIKDRGIKLLQSSKPHRRGSDSEDEDEGSSAAISQLRLDGLSSQDATGAQVFLDEQRSLHWPVLFLYPEHQQTDFISAFCENNCFTDHLAVMFGEELPPWDADRKYHSQNLQLYFEDEEKETFYRVNPETSLLQVLQHKRCFVKAGTPSFIVLVKDSSFLKKFLTGKKIRGV from the exons ATGGCTCAACAACAGGACAGCGATGACGACATGGACGGGTTTTACGACAAATTCAAGACCATGAAATATAAAAACGGCTTCAGTGAAGACAACTGGGAGAAG GAGTTTGATGCAATCCCTATGTTCATGAAAAAAGCCCCTGAAGAGATTGACCCAAAGAAACACCCAGAACTAGCCTGTCTGCAGGCCATTATCCATGATGAAGATAGACCTCCAGAAG AGCAAGCAAAGAGCCTGAAAGATGAGGGCAATGCATATTTCAAGGAGAAGAACTATGAGAAGGCCATACTGTCCTACACAGCAGCTTTGAAGAAGAAATGTGGAGACCAGGAGCTGGACACCGTCATCCTCACTAACCGGGCTGCAGCACACTTCCACCTGG GTAACATGCGCTCTGCGTTGAACGATGCTGCAGCTGCAAAGAAGATCAAACCAGACCACCTTAAAGCTTTGATCAGAG gtgcTCAGAGTTGTATAGAGCTGCGTAACTTTGCAGAGGCCATCCACTGGTGTGATGAGGGGCTCAAGGTCCATCCCACTGACAAGAAGCTGCAGGAGATGAGAGCaacagcagacaaacacaaG AGAGCCGCAGAGAGAGATGCCAGGAAGGCCAAGATCCAAGAAAAGAAACTGCATGGTGAGAAGGAAGCTCTTTTGGCTGCTATAAAG GATCGAGGCATCAAGCTCCTCCAGTCGTCGAAGCCTCATCGGCGTGGTTCAGACAGCGAGGATGAGGATGAAGGCTCCTCAGCAGCGATATCACAGCTGAGACTGGACGGCCTCAGCTCTCAGGACGCCACGGGGGCTCAGGTCTTCCTGGACGAGCAGCGCTCTCTGCACTGGCCGGTTCTCTTCCTCTATCCTGAACACCAGCAGACGGATTTCATCTCTGCTTTCTGCGAGAACAACTG tttcacagatcaCCTGGCGGTTATGTTTGGAGAAGAACTTCCACCTTGGGACGCGGACAGAAAATACCATTCACAGAATTTGCAG CTGTACTTTGAAGATGAGGAGAAGGAGACATTCTACCGAGTAAACCCAGAGACGTCACTTTTACAAGTGTTGCAACATAAAAG GTGTTTTGTGAAGGCAGGCACTCCGAGCTTCATAGTTCTGGTGAAGGACTCGTCATTCTTGAAGAAGTTTTTAACAGGAAAGAAAATACGAGGAGTGTAA